Proteins encoded by one window of Elaeis guineensis isolate ETL-2024a chromosome 12, EG11, whole genome shotgun sequence:
- the LOC105055294 gene encoding LOW QUALITY PROTEIN: putative disease resistance protein RGA3 (The sequence of the model RefSeq protein was modified relative to this genomic sequence to represent the inferred CDS: inserted 1 base in 1 codon), with product MAMILEAFVGKLFDNLSEFIWGDISIMRDVQDELKQFQRRIERLSGYLESAEQKRHDDRTINNWVVELKDVMYDAEDIIERCMIEGRILLENHPSTLAVRDTSSSFYSPSFLKFKHEIGKKIKELNDRLKEINKDRSKLAALKYTRQSALEGRVNTRQTFPSVIKSDIVGAKIQEATQSLVELLIKEDNKKYRVLGIVGMGGIGKTTLASSIYNDERIKKNFSIHVWACVSKEFSEIKLLKDIIRGAGGEYKEDETKAELVPRLSSILSKRFFIVLDDIWRTELWEDLLRIAFENATANGKIVITTRCINVAKNMRAEIHPVDKMDDDSGWDLLRKKVFGDDEEEEGEISTLREIGVKIVEKCDGLPLAIKAIAGVLRSKKKSTIGWNMVLESDAWSMSRLEEELPGALFLSYDDLPSDLKQCFLYCSLFPEDYPMNRDELIRYWVAEGFVRRTQGDTIMEDLAEDFCRELIGRNLLQPCVFLADLSDLAGNCCTMHDLLRSLAHFLIRDESIFLGDHEQSPHTNPLSKLRRLSIVNTGERLEVPDVIKQQKCLRTFLVWNSYETKMVENELFKKLRFLRVMDLSGTRLESLPDSVGDLLHLRYLNVSETEIKELPESIGCLVNLQILNLARCRSLHTLPKAITKLCNLRCLRLEGTSLTHMPNGIGKLKDLNHLEGFVIGHDDRRDDEGCDVKELQSLSQLRFLEIRSLERAQPSGALVLANSRCLRTLFLNGEEPSIYSEETIQRNDKIYNELSPQSTHLQELWICDFFGTGFPSWMMSPSLGVSFPNLTTIVLFHCKSCPQLPPLGLLPHLKSLEISRADSIKTIGPEYLGPRASSGATSFPNLEVLYLFNMSNWEEWSFGMVEGVGEERRGAPKLLPRLNKLELNICPKLRALPPLGQLPQLKSLCIMEARAINTIGPEFLGPPASSGATSFPNLEELYLIKMSNWEEWSFGMVEGVGEERRGAPKLLPRLTKLELSSCPKLRALPEGLRHATNLQELNIYGAANLKEISNLPSLKYLKISNCPRLEHVKNXQFLRVILCRPIWTSTTDADGQTEHLPQWLLELFGRHSLQKFELRCSLPLLKTFLKDGPYWPIIQSIPQVEINEPRHPKRSSSYIRYTKDPPTFEANVEE from the exons ATGGCCATGATCTTAGAAGCCTTTGTGGGAAAATTGTTTGACAATCTTTCAGAATTTATCTGGGGAGATATTTCCATTATGCGAGATGTGCAGGACGAGCTCAAGCAGTTTCAAAGAAGAATAGAGAGGCTAAGCGGATATCTTGAATCAGCAGAGCAGAAGAGGCATGATGACCGGACTATCAATAACTGGGTGGTGGAGTTGAAAGATGTGATGTATGATGCGGAGGATATCATCGAGCGTTGTATGATCGAGGGCAGAATATTGTTGGAAAATCATCCCTCCACATTAGCGGTACGCGACACCTCATCTTCATTTTATTCCCCTAGCTTCCTCAAGTTCAAGCATGAAATtggtaaaaaaattaaagaacttAATGATAGGCTAAAAGAGATTAACAAGGATAGATCAAAATTGGCTGCACTAAAATACACTAGGCAAAGTGCTCTAGAGGGTAGAGTAAATACCCGTCAAACTTTTCCCAGTGTGATTAAGTCTGATATTGTAGGGGCAAAAATTCAGGAGGCCACCCAAAGTCTCGTGGAGTTATTAATTAAGGAGGATAATAAAAAATACCGAGTTTTGGGAATTGTTGGGATGGGCGGAATAGGCAAAACCACTCTTGCTTCTAGCATTTACAATGATGAAAGGATAAAAAAGAACTTTTCTATACATGTATGGGCATGTGTTTCCAAGGAATTTTCAGAAATAAAATTGCTGAAAGATATAATTAGGGGTGCGGGTGGAGAATATAAGGAGGATGAAACTAAGGCGGAGCTCGTACCCCGTCTTTCCTCTATACTTTCAAAAAGATTCTTCATTGTATTAGATGATATATGGAGGACAGAATTATGGGAGGATTTGCTTAGAATAGCTTTTGAAAATGCAACAGCTAATGGCAAGATTGTGATTACCACTCGGTGTATAAACGTGGCGAAAAATATGAGAGCAGAGATCCACCCTGTTGATAAAATGGATGATGACAGTGGCTGGGACTTGCTCCGTAAGAAAGTCTTTggagatgatgaggaggaggagggggagatCTCTACCTTAAGAGAAATCGGGGTTaaaattgttgaaaaatgtgACGGTCTTCCTCTTGCAATCAAGGCCATTGCTGGGGTTTTAAGGTCGAAGAAGAAAAGCACCATAGGATGGAATATGGTTCTCGAAAGTGATGCTTGGTCTATGAGTCGACTTGAAGAAGAACTCCCAGGAGCTCTATTTTTAAGCTACGACGATTTACCCTCTGATCTCAAACAGTGTTTTCTTTATTGCTCTTTGTTTCCTGAGGATTATCCCATGAATCGCGATGAGCTTATTCGTTATTGGGTGGCTGAAGGATTTGTAAGAAGAACCCAGGGAGATACAATTATGGAAGATTTAGCAGAGGATTTCTGTAGGGAGTTAATCGGGAGGAACCTTTTACAGCCATGTGTTTTCTTAGCTGACTTGAGTGACCTAGCTGGCAATTGCTGCACGATGCATGATCTGCTACGTTCCCTTGCTCATTTTTTGATACGTGATGAGAGCATTTTTCTTGGTGATCACGAGCAATCACCTCACACAAATCCTTTGAGTAAACTACGTCGTTTGTCAATAGTTAACACAGGGGAGAGACTAGAAGTTCCTGATGTAATAAAACAGCAAAAATGCCTAAGAACTTTTCTTGTTTGGAATAGTTATGAGACAAAGATGGTCGAGaatgaactttttaaaaaattgagGTTTCTGCGAGTCATGGACCTAAGCGGTACTCGACTTGAGAGCCTCCCAGACTCCGTAGGAGATCTTTTGCACCTGAGATATTTAAATGTTTCTGAGACGGAGATCAAGGAGTTGCCAGAGTCCATCGGATGCCTCGTAAACCTACAGATATTGAACTTGGCACGTTGTAGATCCTTGCATACTCTCCCTAAGGCCATCACAAAATTGTGCAATCTAAGATGCCTTCGTCTTGAAGGAACATCATTAACTCATATGCCAAACGGAATAGGCAAATTAAAAGATCTGAACCATCTTGAAGGATTTGTGATCGGGCATGATGATAGAAGAGATGATGAGGGGTGTGATGTGAAGGAGCTGCAATCTCTCTCCCAGCTGAGATTCCTGGAGATACGGAGTTTGGAGAGGGCACAACCAAGCGGAGCTTTGGTACTCGCAAACAGCCGCTGTCTGAGGACACTATTTTTGAATGGGGAAGAACCATCTATTTATTCGGAAGAAACGATCCAGAGAAATGACAAGATTTATAATGAGCTCTCTCCTCAATCCACCCACCTACAGGAACTTTGGATTTGTGACTTCTTTGGTACTGGATTTCCCAGCTGGATGATGTCACCTTCCTTGGGTGTCTCCTTTCCTAACTTGACGACAATAGTGCTCTTTCATTGTAAATCATGTCCGCAGCTTCCTCCATTGGGCCTGTTGCCCCACCTGAAATCCCTTGAAATTTCACGAGCAGATTCAATCAAAACCATCGGACCTGAATATCTTGGCCCCCGTGCATCGTCAGGAGCGACTTCATTTCCCAATCTTGAAGTGCTGTATCTTTTTAATATGTCCAACTGGGAAGAATGGTCGTTTGGTATGGTGGAGGGGGTTGGTGAGGAAAGAAGAGGAGCCCCCAAGTTGCTGCCTCGTCTCAACAAGTTGGAGCTTAATATATGTCCCAAGCTGAGAGCTCTTCCTCCACTAGGCCAACTGCCCCAACTGAAATCCCTTTGTATTATGGAAGCACGTGCAATCAATACCATCGGACCTGAGTTTCTTGGCCCCCCTGCATCGTCAGGAGCGACTTCATTTCCCAACCTTGAAGAGCTGTATCTTATTAAGATGTCCAACTGGGAAGAATGGTCGTTTGGTATGGTGGAGGGGGTTggtgaagaaagaagaggagccCCCAAGTTGCTGCCTCGTCTAACGAAGTTGGAACTTTCATCATGCCCCAAGCTGAGAGCTCTCCCAGAAGGCCTACGGCATGCCACCAATTTACAGGAATTGAATATCTATGGAGCCGCCAACCTAAAAGAAATCAGCAACCTTCCCTCATTGAAATATCTGAAAATAAGCAATTGTCCAAGGTTGGAGCACGTGAAGA TGCAATTCCTGAGAGTAATATTATGTCGTCCCATATGGACATCCACCACTGATGCTGATGGTCAGACAGAGCACCTCCCGCAGTGGTTATTGGAGCTATTCGGACGGCATTCTCTTCAAAAATTTGAACTAAGATGCAGCTTACCACTCCTTAAGACCTTCCTCAAGGATGGCCCCTACTGGCCCATCATTCAGTCTATTCCCCAGGTCGAGATCAATGAGCCTAGGCATCCAAAACGTAGCTCATCATATATTCGGTATACAAAGGATCCACCCACTTTCGAAGCCAACGTGGAAGAATGA